Proteins from a genomic interval of Bradyrhizobium sp. G127:
- a CDS encoding AMP-binding protein, giving the protein MASAAQAIDVADILKEIPDRLHQTMDRAVSATPDHPALVEGSVIWSYRQLSESVEQVASALRELNVRPGDRMMIVSENCIALAALLLAASRIDAWAIVVNPRLSPRELDQIRDHSGARRMFFTVNVSPESANHATRVGATIGNVGPLKDIGIGLLNETAAAEPVHVNPAKQVAVLIYTSGTTGTPKGVMLTHENLLFSAKAIALFRKMDNRDRVYVVLPISHIVGVSLLLQTLMTGGTVQMVSKYDPAVLAKAIAEDGVTILNGVPATFQRLLEYKTLQGIDKLNTGSLRMITVAGAPLDLDLKRRTEQELGLSLLNGYGITECSPGISGVRLDSPRPDEAVGTLLPGIEARIVNREGAIVADGTVGELHVRGRNVMLGYYRAPDLTAKAIDSDGWFNTGDLARADGGCFFIVGRTKEMIIRSGFNVYPAEVEAVLSSHDAVVQSAVVGRSADGNEEVVAFVQLLKGSNVTPSELMAFAGKQLTSYKRPSQIIVLDALPATSTGKILKHKLAESLRET; this is encoded by the coding sequence ACGTCGCTGACATACTGAAAGAGATCCCGGATCGCCTGCACCAGACCATGGATCGCGCAGTCTCCGCGACGCCCGATCACCCGGCGCTAGTCGAAGGATCTGTAATCTGGTCGTACCGGCAGCTTTCCGAATCCGTGGAGCAGGTGGCCTCGGCGCTGCGGGAGCTCAACGTTCGGCCCGGCGACCGGATGATGATCGTCAGTGAGAATTGCATCGCGCTGGCAGCATTGTTGCTCGCGGCCAGCCGGATCGATGCTTGGGCGATCGTTGTCAATCCGCGGTTGTCCCCGCGCGAACTGGATCAGATTCGCGACCACAGCGGCGCAAGACGGATGTTCTTCACGGTGAACGTCTCGCCGGAGTCCGCGAACCATGCGACGCGCGTCGGCGCGACTATTGGCAATGTCGGTCCGCTGAAAGATATCGGGATCGGACTCCTGAATGAAACTGCGGCGGCGGAGCCGGTTCACGTCAATCCCGCCAAGCAGGTCGCCGTTCTGATCTATACTTCGGGGACTACAGGTACGCCGAAAGGCGTGATGCTGACTCACGAAAACCTGCTGTTCAGTGCCAAGGCGATCGCGCTGTTCCGGAAGATGGACAATCGCGACAGGGTCTATGTCGTGTTGCCGATCTCTCACATCGTCGGTGTCTCGCTGTTGCTCCAGACTCTGATGACCGGCGGCACGGTCCAAATGGTCAGCAAATACGATCCCGCTGTATTGGCAAAGGCCATCGCCGAGGACGGCGTGACCATCCTCAACGGCGTACCGGCAACCTTCCAGCGGTTGCTCGAATACAAGACGTTGCAGGGCATCGATAAACTGAACACCGGCTCGCTGCGCATGATCACCGTTGCAGGCGCGCCGCTCGATCTTGATCTCAAGCGCCGCACTGAACAGGAATTGGGTCTGTCGCTGCTGAACGGCTACGGCATCACGGAGTGCTCACCGGGCATTTCCGGCGTGCGGCTGGATTCGCCGCGTCCGGATGAGGCGGTCGGAACACTGTTGCCCGGTATCGAGGCGCGCATCGTCAACCGCGAAGGCGCAATTGTCGCTGACGGAACTGTCGGTGAACTGCATGTCCGCGGCCGCAACGTCATGCTTGGGTATTATCGCGCGCCGGATCTCACCGCGAAAGCGATCGACAGCGACGGCTGGTTCAATACCGGCGACCTTGCGCGCGCCGATGGCGGATGCTTCTTCATCGTCGGTCGCACCAAGGAAATGATTATCCGGTCGGGCTTCAATGTCTATCCGGCCGAGGTGGAGGCCGTGCTCAGTTCGCACGATGCCGTGGTGCAGTCCGCCGTGGTGGGGCGCTCTGCCGATGGCAATGAAGAAGTGGTGGCCTTCGTTCAGTTGCTGAAGGGCTCCAATGTGACCCCATCGGAGCTGATGGCCTTCGCCGGCAAGCAGCTTACGTCCTACAAGCGTCCGTCGCAGATCATCGTGCTGGACGCTCTGCCGGCGACATCGACGGGCAAGATCCTGAAGCACAAACTGGCTGAATCGCTGCGGGAGACGTGA